The following proteins are encoded in a genomic region of Streptomyces gobiensis:
- a CDS encoding phosphotransferase yields the protein MPLVQPPGALRQRTLSTLLRRYGAGEPLSCEPVAQGLLNRGYRISTTRGRFFLKHHLDGDPVTIGHQHRATARLGAVGVPVVPPVPDPEGHTVAVVGGRCYALHPWVEGRHRDGGQLTRAQSRRLGALLGLVHVRLEQVILASPNEDAVPSHTSADPAHTHLLIDGLLSRIRARRSPDSFDVLAEHRLLERRALLREHAHRRPAEGTEPVAGWVHGDFHPFNLLYRTEAPFEPVAIVDWDRLGVQPRAEEAVRAAAIFFVQPDGTLELSKVRSYARAYRRAAGADAEELAAAVHRVWWERLNDFWMLRWRYQRGDRRADSQFPAAAALIVWWTREYGVVRDAFCT from the coding sequence ATGCCGCTCGTGCAGCCACCCGGAGCGCTCCGTCAGCGCACCCTCAGCACCCTGTTGCGCCGTTACGGCGCGGGGGAACCGCTGTCCTGTGAACCAGTGGCCCAGGGGCTGCTCAACCGCGGCTACCGGATCTCCACCACCCGGGGCCGGTTCTTTCTGAAGCACCACCTCGACGGCGACCCGGTCACCATCGGCCACCAACACCGTGCCACCGCCCGGCTGGGCGCCGTCGGGGTCCCCGTCGTACCGCCCGTACCCGACCCGGAAGGCCACACCGTCGCCGTCGTCGGCGGCCGCTGCTACGCCCTGCACCCCTGGGTTGAGGGCCGCCACCGGGACGGTGGCCAGCTGACCCGCGCACAGTCCCGTCGGCTCGGCGCCCTCCTCGGACTCGTCCATGTCCGGCTGGAACAGGTGATACTGGCCTCCCCGAACGAGGACGCCGTGCCCTCGCACACCAGCGCCGACCCCGCGCACACCCATCTGCTCATCGATGGGCTGCTGAGCCGGATCCGCGCCCGGCGCTCACCCGACAGCTTCGATGTGCTGGCCGAACACCGGCTGCTGGAGCGCCGCGCGCTGCTTCGTGAGCACGCACACCGCCGTCCGGCCGAGGGCACCGAGCCGGTCGCGGGCTGGGTGCACGGTGACTTCCATCCGTTCAATCTGCTCTACCGCACCGAGGCCCCCTTCGAACCCGTCGCGATCGTCGACTGGGACCGGCTCGGGGTGCAGCCGCGCGCCGAGGAGGCGGTGCGGGCCGCCGCGATCTTCTTCGTACAGCCCGATGGGACGCTGGAGTTGTCCAAGGTGCGCTCCTACGCCCGCGCTTACCGGCGGGCGGCCGGTGCGGATGCCGAGGAACTGGCCGCGGCCGTGCATCGGGTGTGGTGGGAGCGGCTGAATGACTTCTGGATGCTGCGGTGGCGGTATCAGCGGGGGGACCGCCGTGCGGATTCGCAGTTTCCGGCGGCTGCGGCGTTGATTGTCTGGTGGACGCGGGAGTATGGGGTGGTGCGCGACGCGTTCTGCACGTAG
- a CDS encoding pyridoxamine 5'-phosphate oxidase family protein: MPTEEEEARAIELLARTPYGRVGASRQALPFVTIARHVVLDGAVLIRLHRGFGYHRACDGSVVAYEADNVGHGGDDVWSVQFVGTARLITPNAAQLARFGPLSSTADGAPFDPAYLRIDPQFIQLHHLTNVPHHT; encoded by the coding sequence ATGCCGACCGAGGAAGAGGAAGCCCGCGCCATTGAGCTGCTGGCCCGTACTCCGTACGGCAGGGTCGGGGCAAGCAGACAGGCGCTCCCCTTTGTCACGATCGCCCGGCATGTGGTGCTGGACGGGGCCGTGCTGATCCGGCTCCACAGGGGCTTCGGCTATCACCGTGCCTGTGATGGCAGCGTGGTCGCCTACGAGGCGGACAATGTCGGCCACGGTGGGGACGATGTGTGGTCCGTGCAGTTCGTGGGGACAGCGCGGCTGATCACGCCGAACGCGGCGCAGCTGGCCCGCTTCGGCCCCCTCTCAAGCACCGCGGACGGCGCCCCCTTCGACCCCGCGTACCTCCGCATCGACCCCCAATTCATCCAACTCCACCACCTAACAAACGTCCCCCACCACACCTAA
- a CDS encoding response regulator transcription factor: protein MLAVEPDIEVVGEAGTVADALVRIPAARPDVAVLDVRLPDGSGVEVCREIRSGDEDIKCLMLTSFADDEALFDAIMAGASGYVLKAIRGAELLQAVRDVAAGKSLLDPVATQRVLERLRDGGRAKGDERLAHLTEQERKILDLIGEGLTNRAIGERLRLAEKTIKNYVSSLLAKLGMERRAQAAAYVARIQAEWTHADRGRGSPRH from the coding sequence ATGCTGGCCGTGGAGCCGGATATCGAGGTCGTCGGTGAGGCCGGTACGGTCGCCGACGCCCTGGTCCGGATTCCCGCGGCCCGGCCCGATGTCGCGGTGCTGGATGTCAGGCTGCCGGACGGCAGCGGGGTCGAGGTCTGCCGGGAGATCCGCTCCGGGGACGAGGACATCAAGTGCCTGATGCTGACCTCGTTCGCCGATGACGAGGCCCTCTTCGACGCGATCATGGCTGGCGCCTCCGGCTATGTGCTCAAGGCGATCCGCGGCGCCGAGCTGTTGCAGGCCGTACGGGATGTGGCGGCCGGGAAGTCGCTGCTGGACCCGGTGGCCACCCAGCGGGTGCTGGAGCGGCTGCGGGACGGGGGCCGCGCGAAGGGCGATGAGCGGCTGGCGCACCTCACCGAGCAGGAGCGGAAGATTCTCGATCTGATCGGCGAGGGACTCACCAATCGGGCGATCGGTGAGCGGCTGCGTCTCGCCGAAAAAACAATCAAGAATTATGTCTCCAGCCTGCTCGCCAAGCTCGGCATGGAACGCCGTGCGCAGGCAGCCGCGTATGTGGCCCGGATTCAGGCAGAGTGGACCCATGCCGACCGAGGAAGAGGAAGCCCGCGCCATTGA
- the pdhA gene encoding pyruvate dehydrogenase (acetyl-transferring) E1 component subunit alpha has translation MTVESTAARKPRRSSGGKRATKKTAQTAAAAQPELVQLLTPEGERVEHPEYAIDLTPEELRGLYRDMVLTRRFDAEATALQRQGELGLWASLLGQEAAQIGSGRALRDDDYVFPTYREHGVAWCRGVDPTNLLGMFRGVNNGGWDPNSNNFHLYTIVIGSQALHATGYAMGVTKDGADSAVIAYFGDGASSQGDVAEAFTFSAVYNAPVVFFCQNNQWAISEPAERQSRVPIYQRSQGFGFPGVRVDGNDVLAVLAVTRAALERARSGEGPTLVEAFTYRMGAHTTSDDPTRYRHDDERVAWEAKDPILRLKTYLEREGLADEAFFTGLETESEELGQHVREQIRTMPDPDTMAIFENVYADGHALVDEERAQFAEYLASFADSHEEGKGN, from the coding sequence GTGACCGTGGAAAGCACTGCCGCGCGCAAGCCGCGCCGCAGCAGCGGTGGAAAGCGCGCGACGAAAAAGACCGCGCAAACGGCCGCCGCAGCGCAGCCGGAGCTCGTACAACTGCTGACCCCGGAGGGAGAGCGGGTCGAGCATCCGGAATACGCCATCGACCTGACCCCGGAGGAGCTGCGCGGGCTGTACCGCGACATGGTGCTCACCCGGCGCTTCGACGCCGAGGCCACCGCGCTGCAGCGGCAGGGCGAGCTGGGCCTGTGGGCTTCACTGCTGGGCCAGGAGGCCGCCCAGATCGGCTCGGGCCGGGCGCTGCGCGACGATGACTATGTCTTCCCGACCTACCGCGAGCATGGCGTGGCCTGGTGCCGTGGGGTCGACCCGACCAATCTGCTCGGCATGTTCCGCGGGGTGAACAACGGCGGCTGGGACCCGAACAGCAACAACTTCCACCTCTACACCATCGTGATCGGCTCCCAGGCGCTGCACGCCACCGGCTACGCCATGGGCGTGACCAAGGACGGCGCCGACTCGGCCGTCATCGCCTACTTCGGCGACGGCGCCTCCAGCCAGGGCGATGTGGCCGAGGCCTTCACCTTCTCGGCGGTCTACAACGCCCCGGTGGTCTTCTTCTGCCAGAACAACCAGTGGGCGATCTCCGAGCCCGCCGAGCGCCAGTCCCGGGTGCCGATCTATCAGCGCTCACAGGGCTTCGGCTTCCCCGGAGTCCGGGTGGACGGCAATGACGTCCTCGCTGTCCTCGCCGTGACCAGGGCGGCCCTGGAGCGGGCACGCTCCGGGGAGGGCCCGACCCTGGTGGAGGCCTTCACCTACCGGATGGGCGCCCACACCACCTCCGATGACCCGACGCGCTACCGGCACGACGATGAGCGCGTGGCCTGGGAGGCCAAGGATCCGATCCTGCGGCTGAAGACCTATCTGGAGCGGGAGGGCCTGGCCGACGAGGCCTTCTTCACCGGCCTGGAGACCGAGAGCGAGGAGCTGGGCCAGCATGTGCGGGAGCAGATCCGCACCATGCCCGACCCCGACACCATGGCGATCTTCGAGAATGTCTACGCCGACGGCCATGCGCTTGTCGACGAGGAGCGCGCTCAGTTCGCCGAGTACCTGGCGTCCTTCGCCGACTCCCACGAAGAGGGGAAGGGCAACTGA
- a CDS encoding alpha-ketoacid dehydrogenase subunit beta yields the protein MAATSKSKMPIAKALNESLRKALETDPKVLIMGEDVGKLGGVFRITDGLQKDFGEDRVIDTPLAESGIVGTAIGLALRGYRPVVEIQFDGFVFPAYDQIVTQLAKMHARALGKIKLPVVIRIPYAGGIGAVEHHSESPEALFAHVAGLKCVSPSNASDAYWMLQQAIDSDDPVIFFEPKRRYWDKGEVDTSAIPDPLHEARVAQAGTDLTLAAYGPMVKTCLEVAAAAQEEGKSLEVVDLRSMSPIDFDTLQRSVEKTGRLVVVHEAPVFLGTGSEIAARITERCFYHLEAPVLRVGGFHAPYPPARLEDEYLPGLDRVLDAVDRALAY from the coding sequence ATGGCTGCCACGTCCAAGAGCAAGATGCCGATCGCCAAGGCCCTCAATGAGTCGCTGCGCAAGGCGCTGGAGACCGACCCCAAGGTCCTGATCATGGGAGAGGACGTCGGCAAGCTCGGCGGCGTCTTCCGGATCACCGACGGGCTGCAGAAGGACTTCGGCGAGGACCGGGTCATCGACACCCCGCTGGCCGAGTCCGGCATCGTCGGCACCGCCATCGGGCTGGCCCTGCGCGGCTACCGGCCGGTGGTGGAGATCCAGTTCGACGGCTTTGTCTTCCCCGCCTACGACCAGATCGTCACCCAGCTGGCGAAGATGCACGCCCGGGCGCTGGGCAAGATCAAGCTGCCGGTCGTCATCCGTATCCCGTACGCGGGCGGCATCGGCGCGGTCGAGCACCACAGCGAGTCCCCGGAGGCGCTGTTCGCACATGTCGCGGGGCTGAAGTGTGTCTCGCCGTCCAACGCCTCGGACGCCTACTGGATGCTGCAGCAGGCCATCGACAGCGACGACCCGGTGATCTTCTTTGAGCCCAAGCGCCGCTACTGGGACAAGGGCGAGGTCGACACCTCGGCCATCCCGGACCCGCTGCACGAGGCGCGTGTCGCCCAGGCGGGTACGGACCTCACCCTGGCGGCCTACGGGCCCATGGTGAAAACCTGTCTGGAGGTCGCCGCGGCGGCTCAGGAAGAGGGCAAGTCCCTGGAGGTCGTCGATCTGCGCTCGATGTCGCCGATCGACTTCGACACCCTTCAGCGCTCGGTTGAGAAGACCGGCCGCCTGGTGGTCGTGCATGAGGCACCGGTTTTCCTGGGTACCGGCTCGGAGATCGCCGCCCGGATCACCGAACGGTGCTTCTACCACCTGGAGGCGCCGGTGCTCCGCGTCGGTGGCTTCCATGCGCCATATCCGCCCGCCCGGCTGGAGGATGAGTACCTTCCGGGTCTGGACCGCGTGCTTGACGCCGTCGACCGCGCGCTGGCGTACTGA
- a CDS encoding dihydrolipoamide acetyltransferase family protein, giving the protein MTATQERFREFKMPDVGEGLTEAEILKWHVQPGDMVTDGQVVCEVETAKAAVELPIPFNGAVSELRFDEGTTVDVGTPIIVVDTDPSAGAPAAAPEAPAEPEAAAETGAAAEAEPEGGKRQPVLVGYGVSAASTKRRPRKGGPPQAAQAAVQAELNGTAPAAAPPRPLAKPPVRKLAKDLGVDLTTVTPTGPDGIITREDVQAAAAPTPEPVAAPEAPAPAPSVEPQSLAAIRERRVPVKGVRKATAAAMVSSAFTAPHVTEFVTVDVTRTMKLVQNLKQDPEMAGLRVNPLLMVAKALLVAIRRNPDVNASWDEENQEIVYKDYVNLGIAAATPRGLIVPNIKDAQAKTLPELSRSLSELISTAREGKTSPADMQGGTVTITNVGVFGVDTGTPILNPGESAILAFGAVKDQPWVHKGKVKPRKVTTLALSFDHRLVDGELGSKVLADTAAILEHPKRLMTWT; this is encoded by the coding sequence ATGACTGCCACCCAAGAGCGGTTCCGCGAGTTCAAGATGCCCGACGTGGGCGAGGGACTCACCGAGGCCGAGATCCTCAAATGGCACGTACAGCCCGGTGACATGGTGACGGACGGTCAGGTCGTCTGTGAGGTCGAGACGGCGAAGGCCGCCGTCGAGCTGCCGATCCCCTTCAACGGGGCGGTCAGCGAACTGCGCTTCGACGAGGGCACGACGGTCGATGTGGGTACGCCGATCATCGTGGTCGATACGGACCCGAGCGCCGGTGCGCCCGCGGCCGCACCGGAAGCCCCGGCCGAGCCCGAGGCGGCGGCCGAAACGGGGGCGGCGGCCGAGGCCGAGCCGGAGGGCGGCAAGCGTCAGCCGGTGCTGGTCGGTTACGGCGTCTCAGCGGCCTCGACCAAGCGCCGCCCGCGCAAGGGTGGCCCCCCGCAGGCCGCGCAGGCGGCCGTACAGGCCGAGCTCAACGGCACCGCTCCCGCGGCGGCGCCGCCCCGGCCGCTGGCCAAGCCGCCGGTACGTAAGCTCGCCAAGGATCTGGGCGTCGATCTGACCACCGTCACCCCGACCGGGCCGGACGGAATCATCACCCGGGAGGATGTGCAGGCCGCCGCGGCCCCCACGCCGGAGCCCGTGGCAGCCCCCGAGGCCCCGGCCCCGGCACCCTCCGTGGAGCCGCAGTCCCTGGCCGCCATCCGGGAGCGCCGGGTGCCGGTCAAGGGTGTACGCAAGGCCACGGCGGCGGCGATGGTGTCCAGCGCCTTCACCGCGCCGCATGTCACGGAGTTTGTGACGGTCGATGTCACCCGCACCATGAAGCTCGTCCAGAACCTCAAGCAGGATCCGGAGATGGCGGGCCTGCGGGTCAACCCGCTGCTGATGGTCGCCAAGGCGCTGCTGGTGGCCATCCGCCGTAACCCGGATGTCAACGCGTCCTGGGACGAGGAGAACCAGGAGATTGTCTACAAGGACTACGTCAACCTGGGAATCGCGGCGGCCACGCCGCGTGGGCTGATCGTCCCGAACATCAAGGACGCCCAGGCCAAGACCCTGCCGGAACTCTCCCGGTCCCTCAGCGAGTTGATCTCCACGGCCCGGGAGGGCAAGACCTCCCCGGCCGATATGCAGGGCGGCACGGTCACCATCACCAATGTCGGTGTCTTCGGCGTCGACACGGGCACGCCCATTCTGAACCCGGGCGAATCCGCGATTCTCGCCTTCGGCGCGGTCAAGGACCAGCCCTGGGTCCACAAGGGCAAGGTCAAGCCACGCAAGGTCACCACCCTGGCCCTCTCCTTCGACCACCGCCTGGTCGACGGCGAACTCGGCTCCAAGGTCCTGGCCGACACAGCGGCGATCCTGGAACACCCCAAGCGCCTTATGACCTGGACATAG